The genomic interval aaccaaaaatacaaaatccttgttcaaatgaacaaaattattttatgaatcgATAAACTCATGATTTTACGAATTGATAAACtaacactttattattattattattattattattattattagtaaattaatatatttttctacatAATCAAATAACTGATagtatgttaaataaatattatgttacaagaaaataatagaccattaattatatataatatgaaattaaattcattttcatattttgtgcATTTCATCGATTTGAGATAGTAAAATCTCTTGCggttagagaaaaaaaaaggtataaaATCTCTCACATGGGAGGAAATTGGCTgtcattttgttaaattaaaaaaaatcatatatatatatatatttattgtcaattatggttagtaaaaaaaatacaatgtttagctatatattaaattaattagttgattaattaataagagaattattagtttaaataaatattaacaaatgtaagaataagtcatttaattgaaaatctaGTTCAATAatctaaaaagaatttaaaatattatggacttacatgttaaaatttaacaacGTTCAatgtttcttattttgtacaaacaaTAGGGGcatttaatgttaataaccTAACAAATCCATCTAACCGTTGGACAACTTTTGGTTGAATCTAAAGGTGgatttgaaaaagacaaaaaatggaGTACCAAGCAGGTAAGCACCATGGGTAATATAGCTGGACCCTATTTTTATTActgatttaaaattacacagaaatgaaaataatggtACACGCGGCGCGAAAGGGGAAAGTAGCTAGCAGTCCTCCAATAATAACGATACGTTGCCCAATTGTGTCACCGAAATTTTCGGTCGCAAGTGAGGTTTTCCTTCAATATTTTAAGTACGATTAATAATTCATCGGCAAACTACATGCTCCCACAAGTTAGAATGTCACGCGACAAACaatagaaaaagaatgaatgtttctttttctttttttcgcgccaccccacccccacccGCAAACTAGCCGCGTGCAGCTGGAACTAAAGAACCATCAATGATTCATTCACACAGCTGTAACGAGACATATGACGGTGACTTATTCCCGTAAACTAAATCATTAAACAAAGACTGGGTCATTTTAAAGTCTATCGCGAACTTGCATATAATGGTGACTTGCTTCGCCCAAcctaaatcaaataattagtACTGCAAAGAAGATAGATTAAACAAAAAGAGACATCGACTAATTAGCGCTGCAAAGAAGATAGGTTCAGTTGATCAGTCAAAGAATAATACTTCATCTTTAACAAGTTTCactatttctttttgttaaacaTTGCTCTTATTCCAGCAGTCAATAGTGATATACTTCTCTCtgatttgaaatttgggtaaACTTATATCTGAATTCACTTAATTTTCATGATGTCTCTATTGATCCTATGGATGCCATGTtccttcaaaaataaaataaaataaaataaaaagatattgaTTTAGCTTTGTGACCCTTTTGTTGATTACACGACTTTTAAGTTCAAGTGAATTTTTTAGTATCCTTGGCCATCTCATTGCCTTTCCAGCTAATATGGAGCATAGTTAGAGCTTCTCGTTTTATGCTGTTGTTACTTGTAaatagtattaaaaacaaaattaaggtCGAATATTTTAGGATGATTTATTTGAGTTCAATAtgtatatttcttctttttcttttttttttccccagcAAATagtaacttaattaattaactggcaattaattatacaaatatattgCAATGCtagtaacagatcaagtaatTGATTCTCGTTGCCCCAGTCTCAGAGTAGACAGATACTTGATTGGGCTAGGGTAGGTTATTGGTCTCTAATTTCAAGAGtagtataatttttagaatcaccttaatttcttttctttctttttttaattagtatttattttttattcttaaaaaatagagGGGTagacaaaatttaaatcaattttaaatctCTTACATCTCATTAAGTGATAAacgattaaataaaattacttaaaaactACTTGAACCTTGAGGATCACAATAGTTTATTAGAACAAAAcctagtttaattttttataacacgactttcattttttttttaaataatgattttagcCTTGTTAATTTCAGCATGGATAATTTGATAACggaggaagaggaagaggtGGACTTAGATGTATCCGTTGCGCTACGGGAATTGACGCGTAAACTTGAGAGAGAACCAAATGAATCCTCAGCTGGTTTTAAAATACGAAAAGTACCCGAGCATCTGCGTACTGAGAATGTAAAAGCCTATGAACCACAAATAATAGCGATCGGTCCTCTAAACCACTCCCTGCCTTGGGAGAAAACTCACTTAGCAGAGATGCAAAAGCACAAAGTTCTCTCTCTGAAAAAGCTTCTCCGCCGAAGAGGTAGCTCACAAAGGTATTTGGTGGCCATGGGAAACTTAGAAGAAAAAGCTCGTTGTAGTTATGCAGAGCCCATAGATATGTATCGACATGAATTTGTGGAAATGTTGGTCCTTGATGCCTGCTTTATTGTTGAGCTATTTCGCAAGTTTAAGCCAGATCCATGGGACAATGATAACGATGTTTTCAGGGAAAGTTGGGTTCGCAAGAAACTGGGTCGTGATTTGTTGCTAGCTGACAATCAACTTCCCTTGTTCGTTCTTCAGGAATTTTACAACATTACTAAGATGCCGGAGGatcaagaaacaaattttGAAGACTTGATTTTGGGTTTCTTCAGTCAAGTACTTCCTGTCCAACTTTTGAAAGTCTCAAAAAATGGACCAGTGTTCAATCCCGAAATGCATTTACTGGGCTTTATATACGATTATTACTGGAGCTTGGTTCCTCGCAATGTACCTCCACCTTATGCGAAAAATTGGAATTTCATAATAAGTGCTACAAATCTCAGAGAGGCTGGAATCAAGTTCGAGGAGATTGAGGGTGAAAGCTTACTGTCAATTGATTTTGACGAGGATGCTGGAATACTAAAAATACCTACATTGACAATTGATGATGACACCGAATCCTTTTTCCGAAACATCTCTATTTATGAGCAGTTTTTCCCAATTGATGTGCGCGCTCCTTtcatcaattatttgaaattcatgGACTGTCTCATCAACACGGCAAAGGATGTGGAATTGCTTTGTGAGAACAAAATTCTCCATAATTGTTTAGGTGACGAGGCAGTGGTAGCCAACATGTTCAATAGGCTTGGAGATTCTGTCGCGCTGCCCCTTTACAACTTTTACGGAGACATATTCCAATATGTGAATGAGTACTGTGACAGGCATTGGAACAGATGGATTGCCAACCTCAGGCATAACTATTTCAACACTCCATGGACAATCATTTCCGTTTTCGCTGCACTTTTTCTGCTTATACTTACGCTGATACAAACTCTGTTTTCAGTTCTAGCTTATTTCCGGTAGGCATCACCATAATGGCCTcatatcttgcttattaagtATCATCTCTGTTTTATCACTGATATGATCATGTCACTGTGATTTTCATGTATTGCTCCTCATCAACTCCCTTTTCTAGATGTTTAATTACATTTATGCTTT from Citrus sinensis cultivar Valencia sweet orange chromosome 9, DVS_A1.0, whole genome shotgun sequence carries:
- the LOC127899912 gene encoding UPF0481 protein At3g47200-like; the protein is MDNLITEEEEEVDLDVSVALRELTRKLEREPNESSAGFKIRKVPEHLRTENVKAYEPQIIAIGPLNHSLPWEKTHLAEMQKHKVLSLKKLLRRRGSSQRYLVAMGNLEEKARCSYAEPIDMYRHEFVEMLVLDACFIVELFRKFKPDPWDNDNDVFRESWVRKKLGRDLLLADNQLPLFVLQEFYNITKMPEDQETNFEDLILGFFSQVLPVQLLKVSKNGPVFNPEMHLLGFIYDYYWSLVPRNVPPPYAKNWNFIISATNLREAGIKFEEIEGESLLSIDFDEDAGILKIPTLTIDDDTESFFRNISIYEQFFPIDVRAPFINYLKFMDCLINTAKDVELLCENKILHNCLGDEAVVANMFNRLGDSVALPLYNFYGDIFQYVNEYCDRHWNRWIANLRHNYFNTPWTIISVFAALFLLILTLIQTLFSVLAYFR